A genomic region of Taeniopygia guttata chromosome 28, bTaeGut7.mat, whole genome shotgun sequence contains the following coding sequences:
- the MOB3A gene encoding MOB kinase activator 3A (The RefSeq protein has 5 substitutions, 2 frameshifts, 1 non-frameshifting indel compared to this genomic sequence) has translation MSHALKQVFNKDKTFRPKRKFEPGTQRFELHKKAQASLNAGLDLKVAVQLPPGEEQNDWVAVHVVDFFNRINLIYGTISDYCTELLCAHLSPRPGSRALPLSWDWASSSTAATVGVVGXWKSALVCQPSPELSSAHTARLWLCAVPMGTQIHTGSSSSEPPEGRCWDRHQEFSSVPRGTLTLPGPSRFLLGYGAFSPFPSITTMPSCAHLGPKSLLCSQSPPASPAACTRRAWQCPLLGSGST, from the exons atgtcCCACGCTTTGAAGCAAGTGTTCAATAAAGACAAAACCTTCCGGCCCAAGCGCAAGTTCGAGCCGGGCACTCAGCGGTTTGAGCTGCACAAGAAGGCCCAGGCCTCGCTCAACGCCGGCCTGGACTTGAAAGTGGCCGTGCAGCTGCCGCCGGGCGAGGAGCAGAACGACTGGGTGGCCGTGCACGTCGTGGACTTCTTCAACCGCATCAACCTCATCTACGGCACCATCAGTGACTATTGCA cagagctgctctgtgcccacctgtCCCCAAGGCCTGGTTCTCGTGCTCTCCCTCTGAGCTGGGACTGGGCTTCTTCATCCATGGCTGCcacagctggggctggtgtTGTTG AGTGGAAATTTGCCCTCGTGTGTCAGCCCAGCCCTGA GTGGCAGATCCACACTGGCAGCTCCTCCTCGGAGCCACCAGAGGGAAGGTGCTGGGACAGGCACCAGGAATTCTCCTCTGTCCCTCGTGGTACGCTGACCCTGCCAGGACCATCCCGGTTCCTGCTGGGGTATGGAGCCTTCTCCCCGttccccagcaccaccaccatgcCCAGCTGTGCACACCTGGGACCAAAATCTCTGCTGTGCAGCCAGAGCCCCCCAGCCTCGCCCGCTGCTTGCACGAGGAGAGCTTGGCAGTGCCCCCTGCTAGGTAGTGGGTCTACCTAG